A genomic stretch from Kogia breviceps isolate mKogBre1 chromosome 1, mKogBre1 haplotype 1, whole genome shotgun sequence includes:
- the VAMP3 gene encoding vesicle-associated membrane protein 3 — MTTSAPAGSSAASGSSRRLQQTQNQVDEVVDIMRVNVDKVLERDQKLSELDDRADALQAGASQFETSAAKLKRKYWWKNCKMWAIGVSVAIIIVVIIIVWSVSS; from the exons GACTACAAGCGCGCCGGCAGGGTCAAGCGCTGCCTCTGGCAGTAGTAGAAGACTTCAGCAGACCCAAAATCAAGTGGATGAG GTGGTGGACATCATGCGGGTCAACGTGGATAAGGTGTTGGAAAGAGATCAGAAGCTCTCTGAGCTGGACGACCGCGCAGACGCACTGCAGGCAGGAGCCTCCCAATTTGAAACGAGTGCTGCCAAGCTGAAGAGGAAATACTGGTGGAAGAATTGCAAG ATGTGGGCAATAGGGGTCAGCGTTGCCATCATCATCGTCGTCATCATCATTG TGTGGAGTGTTTCTTCCTGA